A genomic stretch from Pieris brassicae chromosome 9, ilPieBrab1.1, whole genome shotgun sequence includes:
- the LOC123714623 gene encoding glutamate synthase [NADH], amyloplastic isoform X1, translating into MEWEGPAKQGLYDPQNEHEACGVGFVVAIDGKRTHKIIRDAETLAKRMEHRGACACDNDTGDGAGVLTAIPHQFYCAQLRDSHQIDLPPFGKYATGIFFLDKLHHQNIEAKFLILAESIGLKVLCWRTVPTNNSTIGQVARNSEPYMRQVFVTGDIDDEQHLARQVFVLRKRASHELVLPGARFYICSLSLKTVVYKGLLTSNQLWEYFKDLSNPAFTTYLALVHTRFSTNTFPSWERAHPLRVLAHNGEINTLRGNVNLMKAREGVMKSNKFGEDLKKLYPVVEPNLSDSGSADCVLEFLLHAGNRSLPEAVMTMVPEAWHNDQTMDKEKRDYYMWASCAMEPWDGPALISFTDGRYIGAILDRNGLRPSRFYVTNENILVMASEVGVYDVDPEKVILKSRLKPGRMLLVDTEDKRIIQDVELKRNIAQSRPHSQWIQEQMSMEDIHKSIPRQNGSLNGGTTEPISGLSDMRLGLFGYTIESINMLLLPMIQNKKEALGSMGNDAPLACLSQFQPLPYEYFKQLFAQVTNPPIDPFREKIVMSLMCPIGPTANILEPSAEFVHRLFLPQPILSIPDCEALKKSNYRGWKTKVIDCTFEYTDGPLGLEAALTSISKEAHSAATAGYQLLVLSERLAGPRRVPVSSLLALGAVHHHLIETRQRMKVGIIVETAEAREVHHMCVLLGYGADAICPYLAFELAFSLRNDNILDPTLTDADIYTAYQKSIETGLAKVMAKMGISTLQSYKGAQIFEAVGLSEEVVDKCFRGTQSRIGGVTFEILSKEIFDRHALTYGDCKDMLVLRNPGYYHWRAGGEKHINDPMSIANLQEAASNKSQSGYDRFKESALESVRACTLRGQLELVKLDESIPLSEVEPASEIVKRFATGAMSFGSISLEAHTTLAVAMNRIGGKSNTGEGGENADRYLNQEAEFNKRSAIKQVASGRFGVTASYLAHADDLQIKMAQGAKPGEGGELPGYKVTEDIARTRCSVAGVGLISPPPHHDIYSIEDLAELIYDLKCANPRARISVKLVSEVGVGVVASGVAKGKAEHIVISGHDGGTGASSWTGIKSAGLPWELGIAETHQVLVLNDLRSRVVVQADGQIRTGFDVMVAALLGADEFGFSTAPLIALGCTMMRKCHLNTCPVGIATQDPVLRKKFAGKPEHVINYLFMLAEEVREHMAAVGVRRFQELIGRTDLLKVRENNDNHKARALNLSLILKNALHMRPGVNIIGGSKSQDFQLEKRLDNQVIQQCAGILEGTEKNVDVSLRITNEDRAFTSTLSYHIAMKYGENSLPEGSSINISLTGSAGQSFCAFLCKGVTVTLEGDSNDYVGKGLCGGTVIIYPPKCSPFESHVNVIVGNVCLYGATSGRAYFRGIASERFCVRNSGCVAVVEGVGDHGCEYMTGGTVLVLGLTGRNFAAGMSGGIAYVYDIDGSFKGKCNPEMVELLPLEKQDDLDVVRTLLEEFVEYTGSIIAKEFLETWPEPAHKFVKVFPYEYQRALKQIALKQPSPPKVEANGKPEENGLVDIEEAVRDIEKDKKNLEKILDKTRGFIKYPRETSMYRPAEKRLRDWDEIYNFSHVRRGLRVQAARCMECGVPFCQSQHGCPLGNIIPKWNDLIYRADWKQALAHLLQTNNFPEFTGRVCPAPCEGACVLGISEPPVTIKNIECAIIDHAFDNGWIQPEIPTNRNGKTAAVVGSGPAGLACAHQLNKAGYTVSVFERNDRPGGLLQYGIPSMKLGKDVVARRIKLMAAEGISFKCNVDVGKDISAADLANEYNAVVLCMGATWPRDLPLKGRQLNGIHFAMEFLEGWQKKQAGPTQHHAKSTQYISAKDKNVLVIGGGDTGCDCIATSLRQGAKSITTFEILPEPKTTRGQDNPWPQWPRVFRVDYGHEEVKVKFGNDPRKFSTLTKEFLDDGEGNVCGVSAVEVEWTRGAGGRWDMKEVPGTNKVYKAELVLLAMGFLGPERYVANQLEIPVDARSNVETAKDNIYKTPASNIFAAGDCRRGQSLVVWAISEGRQAARAVDVFLQGQSYLPGPGGVVHDH; encoded by the exons AGACTCGCACCAAATAGATCTGCCCCCTTTCGGGAAGTACGCAACTGGCATATTCTTTCTGGACAAACTCCATCACCAGAACATTGAAGCCAAGTTCTTGATTCTGGCTGAGAGTATTGGCCTTAAAGTCCTCTGTTGGAGGACTGTTCCAACCAACAATTCTACCATTG GTCAAGTGGCTCGTAACTCGGAGCCATATATGCGTCAAGTGTTTGTAACTGGCGATATTGACGACGAACAGCATCTAGCACGTCAG GTGTTCGTGTTACGAAAACGTGCGTCGCACGAGCTCGTCTTGCCCGGAGCTCGGTTCTATATTTGCAGTCTGTCCTTGAAAACCGTCGTCTATAAAGGATTGCTGACTTCCAACCAATTATGG GAATACTTCAAAGATCTGTCGAACCCCGCGTTCACGACGTACCTGGCGCTGGTGCATACAAGATTCTCCACCAACACCTTCCCAAGCTGGGAGAGAGCACATCCTTTAAG gGTTCTAGCTCACAATGGAGAGATAAATACGTTGCGAGGTAACGTGAACTTGATGAAGGCCCGCGAGGGTGTGATGAAAAGCAACAAATTTGGAGaag ACCTGAAGAAACTCTACCCGGTAGTGGAACCAAATCTATCGGATTCCGGTTCGGCTGACTGCGTTTTGGAGTTCTTACTCCACGCCGGGAACAGATCTCTCCCCGAAGCCGTCATGACCATGGTGCCGGAGGCATGGCACAATGACCAGACCATGGACAAAGAGAAGAGAGACTACTACATGTGGGCTTCTTGTGCCATGGAACCCTGGGACGGGCCAGCTCTGATTTCCTTCACTGATGGACGGTACATAG GTGCCATACTTGATAGGAACGGTCTACGTCCATCTCGATTCTACGTCACCAATGAGAACATCCTCGTCATGGCGTCTGAAGTCGGCGTGTACGATGTTGATCCGGAGAAAGTTATTCTAAAg AGTCGCCTAAAACCAGGGCGTATGTTGCTTGTTGATACCGAGGACAAACGAATCATTCAAGACGTCGAACTCAAGAGGAACATTGCCCAAAGCAGACCACATTCGCAATGGATTCAAGAACAg ATGTCCATGGAAGATATCCACAAATCGATACCACGGCAGAACGGTTCTCTTAACGGAGGTACCACGGAACCTATATCTGGTCTTTCCGATATGAGACTCGGTCTTTTCGGATACACCATCGAATCGATTAATATGCTGCTTCTGCCAATGATACAGAACAA GAAAGAAGCACTCGGAAGTATGGGCAATGACGCCCCACTGGCTTGCCTTTCTCAATTCCAGCCTCTGCCATACGAATACTTCAAACAGCTATTCGCACAAGTAACGAACCCGCCCATCGACCCTTTcag aGAGAAAATCGTGATGTCCCTAATGTGCCCAATTGGTCCCACTGCTAATATACTGGAACCGAGTGCAGAGTTCGTTCATCGACTGTTCCTGCCTCAACCCATACTCTCTATACCCGACTGCGAGGCTTTAAAGAAGAGTAATTACCGGGGATGGAAG ACTAAAGTAATAGACTGCACATTCGAATACACTGATGGGCCTTTGGGCCTAGAGGCAGCCTTAACCAGTATCTCTAAAGAGGCCCACAGTGCTGCAACCGCTGGATACCAACTTCTGGTGCTTTCTGAGCGATTGGCCGGACCCAGACGAGTGCCAGTTAGTTCTTTGCTTGCACTTG GTGCGGTCCATCATCACCTGATCGAGACACGTCAGCGCATGAAGGTTGGCATCATCGTGGAAACGGCTGAAGCCAGAGAAGTTCACCATATGTGTGTTTTGCTTG GTTACGGTGCAGACGCTATATGTCCGTACTTAGCGTTCGAGCTGGCGTTTTCATTACGAAACGACAATATTCTAGACCCAACCTTAACCGATGCCGACATATACACGGCCTACCAGAAATCTATCGAGACTGGCTTGGCCAAGGTCATGGCCAAGATGGGAATCAGCACCTTACAGTCGTACAAAGGCGCCCAAATCTTCGAGGCCGTTGGGCTCAGTGAGGAAGTCGTGGACAAGTGCTTTAGAGGCACGCAGTCCAGGATTG GTGGTGTAACGTTCGAAATATTATCGAAAGAGATTTTCGACAGACATGCTCTGACCTACGGAGACTGTAAAGACATGCTGGTCTTACG gaACCCAGGCTACTACCACTGGCGCGCCGGTGGCGAGAAGCACATCAACGATCCGATGTCCATTGCCAACTTGCAGGAAGCCGCTTCTAACAAGAGCCAGTCCGGATATGACCGATTCAA GGAAAGTGCGTTGGAGTCCGTCCGCGCCTGTACTCTTCGTGGGCAACTGGAGTTGGTGAAATTAGACGAATCCATCCCGTTGTCTGAAGTCGAACCCGCTTCGGAGATCGTCAAGAGATTTGCTACTG GTGCGATGTCCTTCGGATCGATATCTTTGGAGGCCCACACGACTCTTGCAGTGGCCATGAATCGTATCGGAGGGAAATCCAATACTGGGGAAGGAGGAGAAAACGCTGATAGGTACTTGAATCAG GAAGCAGAATTCAACAAACGATCCGCGATCAAGCAAGTTGCATCGGGTCGCTTTGGAGTTACAGCATCATATTTGGCTCATGCTGACGATCTTCAAATCAAAATGGCGCAGGGGGCGAAGCCGGGCGAAGGGGGAGAGCTGCCTg GTTACAAAGTAACAGAAGATATAGCGCGTACGCGTTGCTCCGTggctggcgtagggctgataTCACCTCCTCCTCACCACGACATCTATTCCATTGAGGACTTGGCTGAGCTGATCTACGATCTGAAGTGTGCCAACCCTAGAGCGAGGATATCTGTCAAACTCGTGTCCGAGGTGGGCGTAGGTGTGGTCGCTTCTGGAGTCGCCAag ggTAAAGCCGAGCATATAGTGATCTCCGGCCACGACGGTGGAACAGGTGCAAGTTCCTGGACTGGAATTAAAAGTGCAGGTTTACCTTGGGAGCTTGGAATCGCGGAGACCCATCAGGTTCTGGTCCTCAATGATCTTCGGTCCAG AGTTGTCGTACAAGCCGATGGACAGATCCGTACTGGATTTGACGTGATGGTGGCAGCTCTCCTCGGTGCTGATGAGTTTGGCTTCAGTACAGCACCTCTTATTGCGCTTG GATGTACGATGATGCGTAAATGCCACTTGAACACGTGTCCCGTCGGAATCGCCACTCAGGATCCGGTGCTGAGGAAGAAGTTCGCTGGCAAACCGGAGCATGTCATCAACTATCTATTTATGTTGGCTGAAGAG GTGCGCGAACACATGGCGGCCGTTGGTGTACGTCGCTTCCAGGAGCTGATCGGTCGTACGGACTTGCTGAAAGTGCGTGAAAATAACGACAACCACAAAGCCAGAGCTCTGAACCTGAGTCTGATACTGAAGAATGCCTTACACATGCGACCAGGTGTCAATATCATCGGAGGATCTAAATCACAG GACTTCCAGCTGGAGAAGCGTCTGGATAACCAGGTGATCCAACAATGCGCTGGTATTTTGGAAGGTACTGAGAAGAATGTCGATGTCAGTTTGAGAATCACCAACGAAGATCGGGCATTTACGTCCACACTTTCGTACCATATTGCGAT GAAATACGGTGAGAACAGTCTACCTGAGGGTTCTTCAATAAACATATCGCTGACCGGTTCAGCTGGTCAGAGCTTCTGCGCTTTCCTTTGCAAAGGGGTGACCGTCACTTTGGAAGGAGATTCTAACGACTACGTCG GCAAAGGATTATGCGGGGGCACAGTCATAATCTACCCACCAAAGTGCTCCCCATTCGAGTCTCACGTGAACGTGATCGTTGGAAATGTGTGTTTGTACGGAGCCACCTCTGGACGGGCTTATTTCag gggTATAGCATCGGAACGTTTCTGCGTACGTAATTCAGGATGCGTGGCCGTCGTGGAGGGTGTAGGAGACCACGGCTGCGAATACATGACGGGAGGAACCGTGCTGGTGCTGGGCCTCACTGGTCGGAACTTCGCTGCCGGGATGAGCG GTGGTATCGCGTATGTCTATGACATTGACGGCTCCTTCAAGGGCAAATGCAATCCAGAAATGGTTGAACTGCTGCCCTTGGAGAAACAGGATGACCTAGATGTAGTAAGGACATTGCTGGAAGAGTTTGTTGAGTATACTGG ATCGATAATTGCCAAAGAATTCCTAGAAACTTGGCCGGAACCAGCGCACAAGTTTGTTAAAGTTTTCCCCTACGAATACCAGAGGGCGCTCAAACAAATCGCCCTGAAGCAGCCTTCGCCGCCCAAGGTCGAGGCAAATGGGAAGCCGGAGGAAAACGGTCTCGTGGATATTGAAGAGGCTGTAAGAGATATCGAGAAGGACAAGAAGAATTTGGAGAAGATACTCGATAAGACCAG aGGATTCATAAAATACCCTCGCGAGACTTCGATGTACCGTCCTGCAGAAAAGCGTTTACGCGATTGGGATGAGATATACAACTTTTCTCACGTGCGCCGCGGTCTTCGGGTACAGGCTGCCCGTTGTATGGAGTGCGGGGTACCCTTCTGTCAGAGTCAGCACGGATGCCCCCTGGGGAACATTATACCCAAGTGGAATGATTTGATATATAGAGCGGATTGGAAGCAGGCGCTGGCGCATTTGCTACAGACTAATAATTTCCCag AGTTCACGGGTCGCGTTTGCCCGGCGCCATGTGAAGGCGCTTGTGTCCTGGGTATATCAGAACCACCTGTTACCATCAAGAACATCGAGTGCGCCATCATCGACCACGCCTTTGACAATGGGTGGATACAACCCGAG ATTCCAACGAATCGTAATGGCAAGACTGCGGCAGTTGTCGGTTCAGGACCGGCCGGGTTGGCGTGTGCGCATCAACTTAATAAG GCGGGGTACACTGTAAGCGTGTTTGAGCGTAACGATCGTCCGGGTGGGTTACTCCAATATGGTATCCCCAGTATGAAACTCGGCAAAGATGTGGTCGCGAGAAGAATCAAACTGATGGCTGCTGAAGGCATCTCCTTCAAGTGCAATGTGGATGTTGGGAAGGACATATCCGCTGCTGATCTCGCGAACGA GTACAACGCGGTAGTCCTATGCATGGGTGCGACCTGGCCCCGGGACCTGCCGCTCAAGGGCCGACAACTCAACGGTATACATTTCGCTATGGAGTTCCTCGAGGGTTGGCAGAAGAAACAGGCTGGACCCACGCAGCATCACGCCAAAAGCACGCAATACATCTCCGCCAAGGACAAGAATGTTCTGGTTATTGGTGGTGGTGATACTGG ATGCGACTGTATCGCCACATCCCTCCGTCAAGGCGCCAAATCAATCACGACATTTGAGATTCTCCCAGAACCTAAGACTACTCGAGGACAAGATAATCCCTGGCCGCAATGGCCTAGAGTTTTCAG GGTTGACTATGGACACGAAGAGGTCAAAGTCAAGTTCGGAAACGACCCCAGAAAATTCTCCACATTGACGAAGGAGTTCCTTGATGATG gCGAAGGAAACGTTTGCGGAGTATCAGCAGTTGAGGTGGAATGGACCCGTGGGGCAGGAGGCAGATGGGATATGAAAGAGGTCCCTGGGACCAACAAGGTGTACAAGGCAGAGCTAGTACTCCTTGCTATGGGCTTCCTTGGGCCGGAGAGATATGTTGCGAACCAACTTG AAATACCGGTGGACGCCCGTAGCAACGTTGAAACAGCTAAggacaatatttacaaaacgccTGCCAGTAATATATTCG
- the LOC123714623 gene encoding glutamate synthase [NADH] isoform X2, protein MKAREGVMKSNKFGEDLKKLYPVVEPNLSDSGSADCVLEFLLHAGNRSLPEAVMTMVPEAWHNDQTMDKEKRDYYMWASCAMEPWDGPALISFTDGRYIGAILDRNGLRPSRFYVTNENILVMASEVGVYDVDPEKVILKSRLKPGRMLLVDTEDKRIIQDVELKRNIAQSRPHSQWIQEQMSMEDIHKSIPRQNGSLNGGTTEPISGLSDMRLGLFGYTIESINMLLLPMIQNKKEALGSMGNDAPLACLSQFQPLPYEYFKQLFAQVTNPPIDPFREKIVMSLMCPIGPTANILEPSAEFVHRLFLPQPILSIPDCEALKKSNYRGWKTKVIDCTFEYTDGPLGLEAALTSISKEAHSAATAGYQLLVLSERLAGPRRVPVSSLLALGAVHHHLIETRQRMKVGIIVETAEAREVHHMCVLLGYGADAICPYLAFELAFSLRNDNILDPTLTDADIYTAYQKSIETGLAKVMAKMGISTLQSYKGAQIFEAVGLSEEVVDKCFRGTQSRIGGVTFEILSKEIFDRHALTYGDCKDMLVLRNPGYYHWRAGGEKHINDPMSIANLQEAASNKSQSGYDRFKESALESVRACTLRGQLELVKLDESIPLSEVEPASEIVKRFATGAMSFGSISLEAHTTLAVAMNRIGGKSNTGEGGENADRYLNQEAEFNKRSAIKQVASGRFGVTASYLAHADDLQIKMAQGAKPGEGGELPGYKVTEDIARTRCSVAGVGLISPPPHHDIYSIEDLAELIYDLKCANPRARISVKLVSEVGVGVVASGVAKGKAEHIVISGHDGGTGASSWTGIKSAGLPWELGIAETHQVLVLNDLRSRVVVQADGQIRTGFDVMVAALLGADEFGFSTAPLIALGCTMMRKCHLNTCPVGIATQDPVLRKKFAGKPEHVINYLFMLAEEVREHMAAVGVRRFQELIGRTDLLKVRENNDNHKARALNLSLILKNALHMRPGVNIIGGSKSQDFQLEKRLDNQVIQQCAGILEGTEKNVDVSLRITNEDRAFTSTLSYHIAMKYGENSLPEGSSINISLTGSAGQSFCAFLCKGVTVTLEGDSNDYVGKGLCGGTVIIYPPKCSPFESHVNVIVGNVCLYGATSGRAYFRGIASERFCVRNSGCVAVVEGVGDHGCEYMTGGTVLVLGLTGRNFAAGMSGGIAYVYDIDGSFKGKCNPEMVELLPLEKQDDLDVVRTLLEEFVEYTGSIIAKEFLETWPEPAHKFVKVFPYEYQRALKQIALKQPSPPKVEANGKPEENGLVDIEEAVRDIEKDKKNLEKILDKTRGFIKYPRETSMYRPAEKRLRDWDEIYNFSHVRRGLRVQAARCMECGVPFCQSQHGCPLGNIIPKWNDLIYRADWKQALAHLLQTNNFPEFTGRVCPAPCEGACVLGISEPPVTIKNIECAIIDHAFDNGWIQPEIPTNRNGKTAAVVGSGPAGLACAHQLNKAGYTVSVFERNDRPGGLLQYGIPSMKLGKDVVARRIKLMAAEGISFKCNVDVGKDISAADLANEYNAVVLCMGATWPRDLPLKGRQLNGIHFAMEFLEGWQKKQAGPTQHHAKSTQYISAKDKNVLVIGGGDTGCDCIATSLRQGAKSITTFEILPEPKTTRGQDNPWPQWPRVFRVDYGHEEVKVKFGNDPRKFSTLTKEFLDDGEGNVCGVSAVEVEWTRGAGGRWDMKEVPGTNKVYKAELVLLAMGFLGPERYVANQLEIPVDARSNVETAKDNIYKTPASNIFAAGDCRRGQSLVVWAISEGRQAARAVDVFLQGQSYLPGPGGVVHDH, encoded by the exons ATGAAGGCCCGCGAGGGTGTGATGAAAAGCAACAAATTTGGAGaag ACCTGAAGAAACTCTACCCGGTAGTGGAACCAAATCTATCGGATTCCGGTTCGGCTGACTGCGTTTTGGAGTTCTTACTCCACGCCGGGAACAGATCTCTCCCCGAAGCCGTCATGACCATGGTGCCGGAGGCATGGCACAATGACCAGACCATGGACAAAGAGAAGAGAGACTACTACATGTGGGCTTCTTGTGCCATGGAACCCTGGGACGGGCCAGCTCTGATTTCCTTCACTGATGGACGGTACATAG GTGCCATACTTGATAGGAACGGTCTACGTCCATCTCGATTCTACGTCACCAATGAGAACATCCTCGTCATGGCGTCTGAAGTCGGCGTGTACGATGTTGATCCGGAGAAAGTTATTCTAAAg AGTCGCCTAAAACCAGGGCGTATGTTGCTTGTTGATACCGAGGACAAACGAATCATTCAAGACGTCGAACTCAAGAGGAACATTGCCCAAAGCAGACCACATTCGCAATGGATTCAAGAACAg ATGTCCATGGAAGATATCCACAAATCGATACCACGGCAGAACGGTTCTCTTAACGGAGGTACCACGGAACCTATATCTGGTCTTTCCGATATGAGACTCGGTCTTTTCGGATACACCATCGAATCGATTAATATGCTGCTTCTGCCAATGATACAGAACAA GAAAGAAGCACTCGGAAGTATGGGCAATGACGCCCCACTGGCTTGCCTTTCTCAATTCCAGCCTCTGCCATACGAATACTTCAAACAGCTATTCGCACAAGTAACGAACCCGCCCATCGACCCTTTcag aGAGAAAATCGTGATGTCCCTAATGTGCCCAATTGGTCCCACTGCTAATATACTGGAACCGAGTGCAGAGTTCGTTCATCGACTGTTCCTGCCTCAACCCATACTCTCTATACCCGACTGCGAGGCTTTAAAGAAGAGTAATTACCGGGGATGGAAG ACTAAAGTAATAGACTGCACATTCGAATACACTGATGGGCCTTTGGGCCTAGAGGCAGCCTTAACCAGTATCTCTAAAGAGGCCCACAGTGCTGCAACCGCTGGATACCAACTTCTGGTGCTTTCTGAGCGATTGGCCGGACCCAGACGAGTGCCAGTTAGTTCTTTGCTTGCACTTG GTGCGGTCCATCATCACCTGATCGAGACACGTCAGCGCATGAAGGTTGGCATCATCGTGGAAACGGCTGAAGCCAGAGAAGTTCACCATATGTGTGTTTTGCTTG GTTACGGTGCAGACGCTATATGTCCGTACTTAGCGTTCGAGCTGGCGTTTTCATTACGAAACGACAATATTCTAGACCCAACCTTAACCGATGCCGACATATACACGGCCTACCAGAAATCTATCGAGACTGGCTTGGCCAAGGTCATGGCCAAGATGGGAATCAGCACCTTACAGTCGTACAAAGGCGCCCAAATCTTCGAGGCCGTTGGGCTCAGTGAGGAAGTCGTGGACAAGTGCTTTAGAGGCACGCAGTCCAGGATTG GTGGTGTAACGTTCGAAATATTATCGAAAGAGATTTTCGACAGACATGCTCTGACCTACGGAGACTGTAAAGACATGCTGGTCTTACG gaACCCAGGCTACTACCACTGGCGCGCCGGTGGCGAGAAGCACATCAACGATCCGATGTCCATTGCCAACTTGCAGGAAGCCGCTTCTAACAAGAGCCAGTCCGGATATGACCGATTCAA GGAAAGTGCGTTGGAGTCCGTCCGCGCCTGTACTCTTCGTGGGCAACTGGAGTTGGTGAAATTAGACGAATCCATCCCGTTGTCTGAAGTCGAACCCGCTTCGGAGATCGTCAAGAGATTTGCTACTG GTGCGATGTCCTTCGGATCGATATCTTTGGAGGCCCACACGACTCTTGCAGTGGCCATGAATCGTATCGGAGGGAAATCCAATACTGGGGAAGGAGGAGAAAACGCTGATAGGTACTTGAATCAG GAAGCAGAATTCAACAAACGATCCGCGATCAAGCAAGTTGCATCGGGTCGCTTTGGAGTTACAGCATCATATTTGGCTCATGCTGACGATCTTCAAATCAAAATGGCGCAGGGGGCGAAGCCGGGCGAAGGGGGAGAGCTGCCTg GTTACAAAGTAACAGAAGATATAGCGCGTACGCGTTGCTCCGTggctggcgtagggctgataTCACCTCCTCCTCACCACGACATCTATTCCATTGAGGACTTGGCTGAGCTGATCTACGATCTGAAGTGTGCCAACCCTAGAGCGAGGATATCTGTCAAACTCGTGTCCGAGGTGGGCGTAGGTGTGGTCGCTTCTGGAGTCGCCAag ggTAAAGCCGAGCATATAGTGATCTCCGGCCACGACGGTGGAACAGGTGCAAGTTCCTGGACTGGAATTAAAAGTGCAGGTTTACCTTGGGAGCTTGGAATCGCGGAGACCCATCAGGTTCTGGTCCTCAATGATCTTCGGTCCAG AGTTGTCGTACAAGCCGATGGACAGATCCGTACTGGATTTGACGTGATGGTGGCAGCTCTCCTCGGTGCTGATGAGTTTGGCTTCAGTACAGCACCTCTTATTGCGCTTG GATGTACGATGATGCGTAAATGCCACTTGAACACGTGTCCCGTCGGAATCGCCACTCAGGATCCGGTGCTGAGGAAGAAGTTCGCTGGCAAACCGGAGCATGTCATCAACTATCTATTTATGTTGGCTGAAGAG GTGCGCGAACACATGGCGGCCGTTGGTGTACGTCGCTTCCAGGAGCTGATCGGTCGTACGGACTTGCTGAAAGTGCGTGAAAATAACGACAACCACAAAGCCAGAGCTCTGAACCTGAGTCTGATACTGAAGAATGCCTTACACATGCGACCAGGTGTCAATATCATCGGAGGATCTAAATCACAG GACTTCCAGCTGGAGAAGCGTCTGGATAACCAGGTGATCCAACAATGCGCTGGTATTTTGGAAGGTACTGAGAAGAATGTCGATGTCAGTTTGAGAATCACCAACGAAGATCGGGCATTTACGTCCACACTTTCGTACCATATTGCGAT GAAATACGGTGAGAACAGTCTACCTGAGGGTTCTTCAATAAACATATCGCTGACCGGTTCAGCTGGTCAGAGCTTCTGCGCTTTCCTTTGCAAAGGGGTGACCGTCACTTTGGAAGGAGATTCTAACGACTACGTCG GCAAAGGATTATGCGGGGGCACAGTCATAATCTACCCACCAAAGTGCTCCCCATTCGAGTCTCACGTGAACGTGATCGTTGGAAATGTGTGTTTGTACGGAGCCACCTCTGGACGGGCTTATTTCag gggTATAGCATCGGAACGTTTCTGCGTACGTAATTCAGGATGCGTGGCCGTCGTGGAGGGTGTAGGAGACCACGGCTGCGAATACATGACGGGAGGAACCGTGCTGGTGCTGGGCCTCACTGGTCGGAACTTCGCTGCCGGGATGAGCG GTGGTATCGCGTATGTCTATGACATTGACGGCTCCTTCAAGGGCAAATGCAATCCAGAAATGGTTGAACTGCTGCCCTTGGAGAAACAGGATGACCTAGATGTAGTAAGGACATTGCTGGAAGAGTTTGTTGAGTATACTGG ATCGATAATTGCCAAAGAATTCCTAGAAACTTGGCCGGAACCAGCGCACAAGTTTGTTAAAGTTTTCCCCTACGAATACCAGAGGGCGCTCAAACAAATCGCCCTGAAGCAGCCTTCGCCGCCCAAGGTCGAGGCAAATGGGAAGCCGGAGGAAAACGGTCTCGTGGATATTGAAGAGGCTGTAAGAGATATCGAGAAGGACAAGAAGAATTTGGAGAAGATACTCGATAAGACCAG aGGATTCATAAAATACCCTCGCGAGACTTCGATGTACCGTCCTGCAGAAAAGCGTTTACGCGATTGGGATGAGATATACAACTTTTCTCACGTGCGCCGCGGTCTTCGGGTACAGGCTGCCCGTTGTATGGAGTGCGGGGTACCCTTCTGTCAGAGTCAGCACGGATGCCCCCTGGGGAACATTATACCCAAGTGGAATGATTTGATATATAGAGCGGATTGGAAGCAGGCGCTGGCGCATTTGCTACAGACTAATAATTTCCCag AGTTCACGGGTCGCGTTTGCCCGGCGCCATGTGAAGGCGCTTGTGTCCTGGGTATATCAGAACCACCTGTTACCATCAAGAACATCGAGTGCGCCATCATCGACCACGCCTTTGACAATGGGTGGATACAACCCGAG ATTCCAACGAATCGTAATGGCAAGACTGCGGCAGTTGTCGGTTCAGGACCGGCCGGGTTGGCGTGTGCGCATCAACTTAATAAG GCGGGGTACACTGTAAGCGTGTTTGAGCGTAACGATCGTCCGGGTGGGTTACTCCAATATGGTATCCCCAGTATGAAACTCGGCAAAGATGTGGTCGCGAGAAGAATCAAACTGATGGCTGCTGAAGGCATCTCCTTCAAGTGCAATGTGGATGTTGGGAAGGACATATCCGCTGCTGATCTCGCGAACGA GTACAACGCGGTAGTCCTATGCATGGGTGCGACCTGGCCCCGGGACCTGCCGCTCAAGGGCCGACAACTCAACGGTATACATTTCGCTATGGAGTTCCTCGAGGGTTGGCAGAAGAAACAGGCTGGACCCACGCAGCATCACGCCAAAAGCACGCAATACATCTCCGCCAAGGACAAGAATGTTCTGGTTATTGGTGGTGGTGATACTGG ATGCGACTGTATCGCCACATCCCTCCGTCAAGGCGCCAAATCAATCACGACATTTGAGATTCTCCCAGAACCTAAGACTACTCGAGGACAAGATAATCCCTGGCCGCAATGGCCTAGAGTTTTCAG GGTTGACTATGGACACGAAGAGGTCAAAGTCAAGTTCGGAAACGACCCCAGAAAATTCTCCACATTGACGAAGGAGTTCCTTGATGATG gCGAAGGAAACGTTTGCGGAGTATCAGCAGTTGAGGTGGAATGGACCCGTGGGGCAGGAGGCAGATGGGATATGAAAGAGGTCCCTGGGACCAACAAGGTGTACAAGGCAGAGCTAGTACTCCTTGCTATGGGCTTCCTTGGGCCGGAGAGATATGTTGCGAACCAACTTG AAATACCGGTGGACGCCCGTAGCAACGTTGAAACAGCTAAggacaatatttacaaaacgccTGCCAGTAATATATTCG